From Hugenholtzia roseola DSM 9546, one genomic window encodes:
- a CDS encoding DciA family protein — protein sequence MQRNPISLNEAISQFLKAYGLDKHLEEQKIVAAWHQVLGKTVSKHTQQIALKEGTLFVKIEAPALKNNLSLMRNQIIERLNQQAECQRLKEIVFL from the coding sequence ATGCAGCGCAACCCCATCAGTTTGAACGAGGCTATTAGCCAATTTTTGAAAGCCTATGGCTTAGATAAGCACTTAGAAGAGCAAAAAATTGTCGCCGCTTGGCATCAGGTTTTGGGCAAAACTGTTAGCAAGCATACCCAACAAATCGCACTAAAAGAAGGAACGCTTTTTGTGAAAATAGAAGCCCCTGCGCTAAAAAATAATTTGAGCCTGATGCGCAATCAAATCATAGAAAGACTCAATCAGCAGGCAGAGTGCCAACGCCTCAAAGAAATCGTATTTTTATAG
- a CDS encoding ATP-binding protein has protein sequence MVKSPFKVLDAYGREDKDIFFGRDKEIQALYSKTTESNLILLYGASGTGKTSLIHCGLSSRFGEDEWLPLFVRRKDDIASSTVEEINKYLPRRLKGNTPLPLAIKALHLAHFRPIYLIFDQFEEIFISGTIEEQRHFFGFLELMLQSEIKCKIILVIREEYLAYLSEYEEQVPSLFDHRLRIERMRPHHAKEVILRSALAFGIQMVAPSQTADMMTDLLSFDNEIELTYLQVYLDRLYTEGYEREKSLPVTFSPELVAEVSDIDDVLGDFLEAQVQNVMRVLPHSEQEHIWDILQQLITEEGTRTSLSIQTLLQNLEKFQISRPIIDFCIEELRQARLLHILDGRIELAHDSLAAKVYEKISAEDRLRAMVLAVIKDGMTRYQRLGVLMDKKDLEYIAPHLEDLRLDKTELALIERSRKRLRRLRNWQNASVASFIVVLLALLGWASVERYKAVERGLALEKEKIDAQEKAKKQEEISRRLDEYLGLFLAKEKEVEMRQKEVSSSLDSIKKIETRLKNALDSAEIMRRRAERSNQEALEAKQQAEVEKERATQLQRVSKANELAARALLEAERKPFYAIRVAEAAYKLDANTNTENALINIFQQEYFSRYRDRKRPIAVQVRSFLQANFAPQLTPQQRRELGI, from the coding sequence GTGGTCAAGAGTCCCTTTAAAGTATTAGACGCATACGGTCGTGAAGACAAGGATATTTTCTTTGGTCGGGATAAAGAAATTCAAGCCCTTTATTCCAAAACCACAGAAAGTAACCTCATCTTGCTCTATGGGGCTTCGGGGACGGGCAAGACAAGCCTGATACACTGCGGACTATCGAGCCGCTTCGGAGAGGACGAATGGCTGCCCCTTTTTGTACGCCGCAAAGACGACATTGCTTCTTCTACCGTAGAGGAAATCAATAAGTACCTGCCGCGCCGTCTTAAAGGCAATACGCCCCTGCCTTTGGCTATCAAAGCCCTGCACTTGGCACACTTTCGTCCGATTTATCTTATTTTTGACCAATTTGAAGAAATTTTTATTAGCGGTACAATAGAGGAACAACGCCATTTCTTTGGCTTCCTCGAATTGATGCTACAAAGCGAAATTAAGTGTAAAATTATCTTGGTCATTCGCGAAGAATACTTGGCGTATCTTTCTGAATATGAGGAACAAGTGCCTTCACTTTTCGACCACCGCTTGCGCATCGAGCGCATGCGTCCACATCATGCCAAAGAGGTTATCTTGCGTTCTGCCTTAGCCTTCGGAATCCAGATGGTTGCCCCTTCCCAGACGGCTGACATGATGACCGATTTATTGAGTTTTGACAATGAAATTGAACTGACCTATCTACAAGTTTATCTCGATAGGCTTTATACAGAGGGCTATGAGCGCGAAAAGAGTTTGCCCGTAACCTTTTCACCCGAATTAGTGGCAGAGGTAAGCGATATAGACGATGTCTTGGGCGATTTTTTGGAGGCGCAGGTACAAAACGTGATGCGCGTCTTGCCTCATTCCGAACAAGAACATATTTGGGACATCTTACAACAACTCATCACCGAAGAAGGCACACGCACCTCGCTCTCTATCCAAACCCTATTACAGAACTTAGAGAAGTTTCAGATTAGCCGCCCGATTATTGATTTTTGTATAGAAGAATTGCGACAAGCCCGTCTATTGCATATTTTAGATGGGCGCATAGAGTTGGCGCACGACAGTTTGGCAGCCAAAGTGTATGAAAAAATATCTGCCGAAGACCGCCTTCGCGCTATGGTTTTGGCAGTCATCAAAGATGGCATGACGCGCTACCAGCGTTTGGGCGTTTTGATGGATAAGAAAGATTTGGAATACATTGCGCCTCATTTAGAGGATTTGCGTTTAGATAAGACCGAACTTGCCCTTATTGAGCGTAGCAGAAAACGCCTTCGTCGTCTTCGGAATTGGCAAAATGCTTCTGTTGCTTCGTTTATTGTGGTGCTGTTGGCACTTTTGGGTTGGGCAAGTGTGGAACGCTACAAAGCCGTAGAGCGTGGGCTTGCTTTGGAAAAGGAAAAAATAGATGCCCAAGAAAAAGCCAAAAAGCAGGAGGAGATTTCGCGCCGTTTAGATGAGTACTTAGGGCTATTTTTGGCAAAAGAGAAGGAAGTGGAGATGCGTCAGAAGGAAGTGAGTAGCTCTTTGGATAGCATCAAAAAAATAGAAACGCGCCTAAAAAATGCCTTAGATAGTGCCGAAATTATGCGTCGTCGCGCTGAAAGGAGCAATCAGGAAGCCTTAGAAGCCAAACAGCAGGCGGAGGTAGAAAAAGAGAGGGCTACCCAGTTGCAAAGGGTTTCGAAAGCCAATGAGCTTGCGGCTCGCGCCCTTTTGGAAGCGGAAAGAAAGCCTTTCTATGCTATCAGGGTTGCAGAAGCTGCCTACAAACTCGATGCCAATACCAACACAGAAAATGCCCTTATCAATATCTTTCAGCAGGAATACTTTTCACGTTATCGCGATAGGAAACGCCCGATTGCGGTGCAGGTTAGAAGTTTTTTACAGGCAAATTTTGCCCCACAGCTCACGCCACAGCAGAGGCGCGAACTTGGCATTTAG
- a CDS encoding CCA tRNA nucleotidyltransferase, producing the protein MEERDYSEYKAFLSKNPIFERISRCAAELKMPAYVIGGYVRDFFLGRKKAKQDIDIVCVGSGIELAKALAKTFKPAPQVAIFKRFGTAMLKIDDIELEFVGARKESYDFDSRKPTVENGSLTDDQNRRDFTINALALSLQKEEFGKLLDPFGGLADLRRKIIRTPLDADITFSDDPLRMMRAIRFAAQLNFDIEADTFAAISKNKERISIVSQERVTTELNKIIETQKPSYGFNLLFESGLLALIFPQMALLHGVESIDGKAHKDNFYHTLKVLDNTAQVSDDLWLRWAAILHDIAKPQTKRFDKKAGWTFHGHEERGARLVPKIFRDLRLPLDQKMRFVQKLVRLHLRPIALVKETITDSAIRRLLFEAGEDIDALMKLCRADITSKDHNRVKRYLQNFDKVEKKMAEVEQKDRLRNFQPVVDGELIMTTFGIKPSREVGLIKTEIREAILEGIIRNEYDEAYAFMLAEGKKLGLTPIESAKKA; encoded by the coding sequence ATGGAAGAGAGAGACTATTCGGAATACAAGGCTTTTTTGAGTAAAAACCCTATTTTTGAGCGCATTAGCAGGTGTGCGGCAGAATTGAAGATGCCCGCCTATGTCATTGGCGGCTATGTACGCGATTTCTTTTTGGGCAGAAAAAAAGCCAAACAAGACATCGACATCGTCTGTGTAGGCAGTGGCATAGAGTTAGCAAAAGCCCTTGCCAAGACCTTTAAGCCTGCGCCCCAAGTCGCTATTTTTAAGCGATTTGGTACGGCTATGCTCAAAATTGACGACATAGAGTTAGAATTTGTAGGCGCAAGAAAAGAATCTTACGACTTCGACTCACGCAAGCCAACGGTAGAAAATGGCTCACTTACCGACGACCAAAATCGCCGCGATTTCACCATCAACGCCTTAGCTTTGAGTTTGCAAAAAGAGGAATTTGGCAAGCTCTTAGACCCTTTTGGGGGACTTGCCGATTTGCGGCGCAAAATTATCCGAACGCCCCTTGATGCTGATATTACCTTTTCCGACGACCCCTTGCGCATGATGCGTGCGATTCGTTTTGCGGCTCAACTCAATTTCGACATCGAGGCTGATACCTTTGCCGCCATCAGCAAAAATAAGGAGCGCATCAGTATCGTTTCGCAAGAGCGCGTTACGACGGAATTAAACAAAATTATCGAGACCCAAAAGCCTTCTTATGGCTTTAATTTACTTTTCGAATCGGGACTCTTGGCGTTGATTTTTCCGCAAATGGCACTCTTGCATGGCGTAGAGAGCATCGATGGAAAGGCACACAAGGATAATTTCTACCACACTTTGAAGGTCTTGGACAACACTGCCCAAGTTTCCGACGACCTTTGGCTAAGATGGGCAGCCATCTTACACGACATTGCCAAGCCACAGACGAAGCGTTTTGACAAAAAAGCAGGCTGGACTTTTCACGGACACGAGGAGCGAGGCGCACGATTAGTGCCTAAAATTTTTCGCGACCTGCGTCTGCCCTTAGACCAAAAGATGCGCTTTGTGCAAAAATTGGTGCGCCTGCACTTGCGCCCGATTGCGCTGGTCAAGGAAACCATTACCGATTCGGCTATCCGCCGCCTACTTTTTGAGGCAGGCGAAGACATTGACGCGCTTATGAAACTTTGTCGTGCCGATATTACCTCGAAAGACCACAACCGCGTCAAGCGATACTTGCAAAATTTTGACAAGGTAGAAAAGAAAATGGCAGAGGTAGAGCAAAAAGACCGCCTGCGCAATTTTCAACCCGTAGTAGATGGCGAACTTATCATGACAACCTTTGGCATCAAGCCTTCGCGCGAAGTGGGGCTTATCAAAACCGAAATCAGAGAAGCCATCTTGGAGGGCATCATTCGCAACGAATACGACGAGGCGTATGCTTTTATGTTGGCGGAAGGCAAAAAATTAGGGCTTACGCCGATTGAATCTGCTAAAAAAGCATAA
- a CDS encoding OmpA family protein, with translation MKNTSTWAFRLSQRLVWSWVLSFGLLPTLWGQMDLKPTATEALLNVSVVDFKKNPKPNEVIRFVNTTSKEVFAKTSNAEGKCQFLLPKGHAYSIQYKNYSKDVEYSQVAIPNARGMLKIEVLVRFQAARTYTLDNVHFATGKAELAKVSYKSLEELGNMMKTNPNLEIEIGGHTDNVGSPQANLKLSQDRAESVRQYLIKVGIQPNRIIAKGYGDTQPVSDNSTEEGRGENRRTEVRILKE, from the coding sequence ATGAAAAACACAAGTACGTGGGCTTTTAGGCTTTCGCAAAGACTTGTTTGGAGTTGGGTGCTATCTTTCGGATTGCTACCGACACTCTGGGGGCAGATGGATTTAAAACCTACTGCTACCGAAGCCTTGCTCAATGTTTCGGTTGTGGATTTCAAAAAAAATCCCAAACCCAATGAGGTCATTCGTTTTGTCAATACCACCAGCAAGGAGGTTTTTGCCAAAACCAGCAATGCAGAAGGCAAATGTCAGTTTTTACTACCCAAAGGGCATGCCTATTCTATTCAATACAAAAATTATAGTAAAGATGTGGAGTATAGCCAAGTGGCAATCCCCAACGCGCGTGGCATGCTCAAAATCGAGGTCTTGGTACGATTCCAAGCTGCCCGCACTTATACGCTCGACAACGTCCATTTTGCCACAGGAAAAGCCGAATTAGCAAAGGTTTCCTACAAATCCTTAGAAGAGTTGGGCAATATGATGAAAACCAATCCGAACCTGGAAATTGAAATCGGCGGACATACCGATAATGTAGGCAGCCCACAGGCGAACCTCAAACTTTCGCAAGACCGCGCCGAGTCAGTACGCCAATATCTCATCAAGGTAGGGATTCAGCCAAACCGTATTATCGCCAAGGGCTATGGCGATACGCAACCTGTTTCCGATAATAGCACCGAAGAAGGGCGTGGTGAGAATCGCCGCACCGAAGTCCGAATTTTGAAAGAGTAG